The sequence tattagttattgcccacattccatatattgcactggagcaacataattataatgcccgAAGGCcgtgcaataactaacttgttgcccatgGCCAATGACGTCAAatcttctgattggtcaatTTTCCCCTTATAAAttgtaataaaagacatgtgttttgagcGGAATTTTAGAGTTtttgaattccatagtaaattcttAGGTTTTGTTCCCACAAGTAATGAAAAGGCTATTATtgggtgtgagggtgggggATAAGTCCCAAAAGCAGATTTCTTTCTcaaaatctactgcatttacatgcactgcatataatcccagtgcaatataattttatggtTGCTATATATGGTAGTATaaatgcaacatgccatatacagagcacttgatctacccactcactgggcaacaaaatCTATTATATCTACAAAGGAGAAGAGTATATAGGCTAAAAGTTATTTGGGCACATCCATTTATTGCCAGACTCCGTTGTTATCTTCATCTTTCTTATACACAAGTCGTCTGCATGACCCGAAATATGTTCCTTAAGCATTCTGTCTCTGCTGCATTTCAACTTATCTTCGGCATTGTTGTAGTACAGAGCAAATGTAAGAAGTGACCAAGTAGGATATTCTGACATATATCGTGGTCGAAACTCCGCCTTGCTTGCACAAGAAAGATCCACAATCTTGCCGTTTTCATCAACGAGGCCGTTTGGAAAGAATGCCGGGTCTATACCATTGTCGAGGATAGGAAATTTCAATGGCTGGTAGTCTTTCAAAGCTTCTGAATGCCTGTCACTCTCcgtacacacaataattaaacAGCACACTTCCTGAGGGTAACGCAGTGTACCTCCAACTAGAAAGTAAAGGTCTGGTTTCTTTTCCTCCATTTGCAGTTGACGAGAAGCTTGATAAAAGATAAGTAAATTTTCCAAGGTACAAGAAAAGGCAACATTGCCAAAGACTGATGCAGGAGAAACTACTGCCTTAATACTTTCCGTATCTTTTACATTCTCAACCCATTTTACAGTATTGATTCCCCACCACGAGTAGTGGCCATTCGGGAGAAGGGATTCATCTGGGCCCACAAACTTGTAATGTTGCTCCACTCCTGATGTTAGCCGAAACTCAGTCATATCGGGGGTGAGAAAAGTGTCTACATAGGTCTCACCACCAGAGCCCAAAATTTGGCCATATTTCGCTCGAGGTTTGAACGTGTAAAAGTCATCAAAATCTTTTGTTATGGCACGTTCTCCATCATTGTGTGTCACATGACTAACAGTTCCAGCAGCTAGGACTAAATCGTGATCGAGTTTGCCTGATGCTTCGCAGTGAGGGCTAATCGAGGTGAAGACATGCCGGTGAAATATTTCACATCTACGGAAATCTCCTGGCTCTCGATAGTGGATACGATGAGTCGCAAACCCTTGAAAATAGCTGCATGAACGTGAATGGGGCTCATAAAATAAAAATATACATGTGCACTAGACAATCATTAATACTTACACAGGCTCTAGAGCTCTATATTAACAGTGTCATAACCCTAGCAATGCAATTGTTTTTTCTAACCTGCTGCTCTTCAGAGACATCTTCCGTTGTTACATGACATGATTTATGTCTAGAAAGTCAGAGGACATGTGTTATATTTGGTGTATCACCAGACTGCAATGaccacaatgcactgaactcCTCTGCTAGAaattaagtgggtggatcTGAACACTATGGGATGCCAGCAAGGTAGGTGTAGTTGATTAAATATCTTTTATCTATAATGACTTATTAATGAGTTCATAGAAAAAGGCAAGGCTTCATGTAAAAGAGCTATAATGTATTGTACTGAGTCTGAGGACAATGAGGTGTTCAATTTGACTCTACATTCTTGTTCACATATCTACATGCTGATTCAGCTCAGTAACTGACTTGGcgtgttttaatttggcgtctcAGGTGTGGCTATTGCTGCAATGACATTGCTCCACCGGAAAACTTGAATTTGACCGTTTAAATTTGCATGGTAAAATTTGCCAATCaccaaattaaaacacccacCAAACTTTCCTGTTATAAATTATTGCAATAAAGTTGACAGGATAAATTTGTATTTAATACAGGCATAGATCAGCTTATGGTATCACAAGATAAATGCGTAAAGTTTATGAATTATTGCGACAACCTTCAAAATAGATTAATCAGCAGCAGATAGTACTATATTTATAGAGGCTAAAATTGGAGGAGAATGTTCACCACACACTTAAAGTAGACAGTTCTAATAGCTATATCAGTCTGTCAAACTGTCTCTCCGTTCTGAGTGATACTGGATTGGCTATCGTCAGGGAGAGGTGAAAGTTCACGAGAGTCTCCCGAGTGACCATTTAGGCATTCAGTTTGTTCACTATAGAAGACCTTTGCTCTGACGGCATCTTTCATAATGTCAAGCTTCTGTGCTTCGTATTGCTTTTCTTTGATGCACTCCTCAAAGAAATCTACAGTGAATAATTTAACACAATAATAAGGGAATTTTATTCGCACAATAACGTACAATTTTACTTTCACACATTACAACTGTGCCAACTAATGTGACACTTGACAAGGTGAAGTGAAGCTACCTTTTAGGTTTTTCACATCAGTCTCAATTTGTAAGTCAATCTGCACTCCACTGTCTCTGAGAGCTCTGTCCAACCTCTTGAGGGAATCTTCTGCTAGTCGTAGTCTCTTTTCTGTGTTGATCCTCCTCTTCTTCTCCTCCTTCCACTTGGTCTCAGTCAATTGCTTCTCATGCGATACTTGCTGAAAAGTGTGTGGAAAGATTAGTAACTTTAGCACTAAAAGTCTGTTGAGTGGGCGTTGGTGGTGAATGTGTATAAGAATAGAATCGGTTTTTGTGGTTACATACTTgacaatgtgcatgtgtgtctataattatgctcacctCTAGGTTAGCCTGCAGACCAAGAGCTGTAGCAGATATTTGTTTCTTCTCAATCTCAAGTTTTTTGGCTGTCAACTCCTGGGACTTCAACCTGAAAAGTGTGAAAAGACGATTAGTTCCTGAAGTTATTATCAGGTCCTTGAAATAGCACAAACACACCTCTCTTCAGTAACCATTTTCTCTTCTTCAGTCATTCTCTGCTTCTCCTCAAGTGACTAaaatatgggggggggggggggtgatcaTAACAGCATTGTAATTCTTGCAGCCAAtgcattactataattattattaatgtatcgcactataattatatatgcacatACGAACCCCTCAAAATATATTACCGTATACTGGGTATCAAATGCGAGACTCTTTCGATTGCGAATTGCGAGTTTTGCAAACAAAAGACTCGCAAAGGAGAGATCGTGCGCATACAATTTGTAAGATTCGCATGCAATTTGCAATGATTGGAAACTGCTTTTAATGTGTCATTAGAAATTGTATAACTACGCATTCGAAACCCGATACAGTTAATCCAAATTGCTATGTACCTAGTCACAGTGAGTATGACTGTTGTAACATACAGTGAGATCTCCCTTCAGGTTGGAGGTGACATCTTCTAACATCTTCTTTTCTTCCTCTAGTTCTTTTGCCATTTTCTCCCTCTCTTGAAGTTCAGCAGCTGTCTTTTCTTGCTCCTCAGACACAGACTGTGAGAGGAAAGAGGATCACACACACCGTAGAAATGACCACAAACAGACGATGGCGTAAGTATTCAACACAACTTTTTGTGATACGGCATTCTACATGAGATGAGTCTACATCCATGACTGTATTATTGAGGGAAATAAAAAGATCCCTTCTAATAACGCACTAGCTCTATAGAGACGAAAACGTCCGTTCTAGGCTCATAcatagcactataattatagtcacccGGACGTCCTCACCTGAAGGTTCTTCTCCAGGTCCTCTGTCTTCTTGCTCAGAGTATCTTTCTCCAGCTGGATGTGCTGCATAGACGCCAGCGTCTGCTGCAGTTCCCTGAAGAGCAATCGTACAATCATAATAATGGTGGGTGAGGTATTCAATGAGCCATACATTATTGCTCCTAATTGGGCAATCACTCTCCCATTCAAATCAGACCCTGCACACACCATATAATTTTGAGACCAAAACTTTCGCGAAGTTACAACGCCACCTTTCAATGAATGCAAAAATGCAATAGAACAAAAGTCAGGCTGTGATTTCTATATTGTACGTAAGAATACGGTCATCCCAACACTAGCTGTGAGTTGGATAGATAGATGAAAAGACAAGATGTAATTACTGAggtgtatatattattataccgtatagttaGCAGGTTATTCTGAGGCATTAAATGTTCGGGGATTGCTCAAACTAAATATTTCACGGATTTTATTTTCAAAGATACATTTGTATATGTCCAAATGACCACatccctacagtagagaggccTTTCAATACCGGAAGTAAACCAAGTTTCAAAGAACTAAATTTTCAAGGTTCaggtcaatccgcgaaaatttagtgTCTCAGATAACGTGCTATATGGTAGTACTCACTGATCTGCTGTGTCCTTCTCCAATCTGAGGTTCTTGGCGGCCTCCTCAATCGATTTTTTCTCCTCCTCCAATTTGGCTGCCAGAGCTTCTAACTCCTGGAGAATTAAGACACTGACGTAATCATGGTGAGcacttacgtacatgtacatcagaCAATAGCAATCACAAACTGCTATCTATTATCGGCCTCTacagtagactataattatgtaagcaATGCACCACAACATATTGTGGGTTAGGTTGCACATGTGAATAAGCAATCTTATGGTATTGGGAAGCTAAGTGCACAATAGCCATACTCTACTTATTGTTGTTATCTTATgtcacactgtaaaaaatgaaccAAATTGTGCTCCCAAACTATACAGTGTTGACAAAAGGGATTGCTCCACAAGAAAGATAACATCTCATTCAAACAGCAGATATAATCCCTtgtagctagtacacacacttGACAATAGATACACACTGTACGTATGAGTTACCAGTAGCGATCCCCCAAGAGTATAGTGATTAATGTATCAAGTTTACCAAACTAATAGAGCAGATAATGTAGTGAATGTGATTAACACTTCAACTCACAGCTTTTCGCCCTTTTTCAACCTCAAGGTCAGACGCCTCTTTGTTGAGGTTAGAAATGGCTGTATCCATTTCTTCAGACATTTGCTTGCTCTTTTCCTCTaactgcattatcactctgtCACCTAGCTGGGCATTACGCcatgtactgtgtgggtgtgcacaCAAGGGTGAGTAAAGTGAGTCACAGTGCTTTGGCCATCTATAGTAGTTTAATTGAAAGAGTACGTTCGGCCTACATAGCAGTGATAAGTTGTGCTTGTACCATACTTGACTTACACAGTGCCAGCTTCCTTCAGAGCTTTAACCCACTCTATTCCATTGTCGTACGTCTCCGCCCCTACCCAGATCTCACCCTATAGCAAAACGTATAGTCAGTGAGACAACCTGTGTATCAGTCTATGGACTAAGGAATCAGTAGAAAGAAACAAGCATCTATGGCACTAATGTCCACACCTAAACACACTATGTGAGAGTAGTGGGCTCAGCGTGTACAATGTACTGTTTGGTAAAAATAAATGTCCAGTTTTCGCTAATCTGGGTTAACTCACTACAAAGTGGCTGTTGGTGATTTTGATGGCATACTTCTGCGGTCCATTGACAGTTTGCTCCACTTCACAGCCGGCCAATGGAATCACTCCCTGCACGTGCATGTGTGGTTAGGATGGGttaggatgtgtgtgtggtagggGTATATGTTTGCATTTAACAAGCAACAATGATTGTGATCATAAGTGTAACAATCCCCACTTACATAACTACCATTCAACACAGTTTCAATGTTTCAATAGCAACTTGTTAGCTCAAcaaatcaaaattaatgacatAACATCAACACTGACTTAATTCCTTCCTTTCATCTCTAGAGAAGGCTTCACCACAAAGAGCTTGTTTGCAATACCTAATATCCTGAGGCTCAACAAAGCATATATTGCATCCTTACCGTGCATCCTTACCGTGCACCCTTACTGAGCACTGACTTCTAtcaacacaaaaattaatgatataCTGTATACTGGGTTTCGAACGCGAGGCTCTTCGATTAAGAATTGCATCGATTTCAATTAAAGACACGCAAAGAGTGAGCATGTGCGTATAACGGTATAAGGCTTGTACAATCTCATTCGCAAACAATTATTCAAAACCTTGTTACGGTATTGGCTTCCTAATTGCAATtaactgttacagtagcatTCCTGATTTGCAATACTAAAAGCATTATATACAATGGCTACAATGGCTAGAAACGCCATAGCACAGTGATTAAGATAAATATGAAGCACCTAGGTTATTGTAAAAATCTATGTATGGGCAATTTTCTCTCATTGGGTAGCTGAAAAATAATTGAGTACCTTAGGGTGGATATTGAAATGATGGGACTTCTCAAATATCTTGCTCTCAGACTCGTTGTAGTACAACAAAAATCCTTCTTTTACAATGAAGAACCTACGAGGGTGGGTGTTAGTAGGAAGGTACAATTTGTTTACAAAGACACTGATTTTAACAAACAGTGTGAAGTACCACAACTATAGCGTGGTTTAACATGCACTCACAACAAAAGTACAATTACAAGTACAAGTAAAAATGCACACAGATAATAACTAAATTGGTGACCAGCTAGATAGTGAGACTAGACATTATAtgacaagcatgcatgcatgcagcatacaAAAAGTCTAGATCCTGAGTAGACGATCTTATATAGCATGCGTACTTGATCATAGTTAGACATAAAAACAGCCAAGATGCAGTTTcaagcagctataattataaattatagttattacatACCTTTTCTGCCATCTTGCAGACTTGTGGCCAAATGGCCTTTTCATGAGGAGGCCAAAATGCTGCACTTTGGTGTCCCCAATATCGAATGAGCCCATGTCTGCAGAATACCTCTGCACAATAGGACTTTCTGCCATCTCTAGTTACTGACCTGGGGCTAGTTTAGTtagctattacatgtatatatgactGTAGGCCTTTTAGGCAGCGCACAATATTTAATAGATCTGTCACATGTGGTCTAGATACACACCCACTATTCGCTACTAGATCAGATAAACTTCAGACTCAGAGGTCACATAATAGCTAATGATGGAGTCATCTCCACAGGAAACTCAACACATTCCTTGGGATGAATACATTCAAAGTATGTTGTAATTGTCTGAAGACTGAAGCATGTGATATCAGTGTATCTTTGCAGATAAGCTTCTCTCCAGTGAATGCGGTCTGACAGGTGTGGCATTGCTTACGAAaaagggtgtgtgtgtgtacagccaTGGGACATTGGCTAATAACGAGAAACAGGTGTCCCACGATTAATGGTCACCAGCTGGCCATTGAATTATGTTTTTCAGTACAGGATTGGGACCTATTGATTAAACTGTTTTCAGACAGTGACGAAGGTATTAATAttaatacatataattataaattataacgTATGCATTTCAATCAGGTGCTGTATCAAAGCTATCCCTACTAGTGGACGATACGAGTGTACAATTCCAACCCATCAAAACTACTTTAGCAAGGTAAGCAAAGCTGTGGTCTAAAACAACAGATTTTTGCACCTTGTTATTCGGGCCTTTATCCAGTGTGTACGGGGTGTGCATAGGAAACACACACCGTTTGGTGGCCTGCTCCTTTCCCCTTGGAGTGCTAGTGTGCATCAATGAACCTCCTGTTCCCATGAGCAGCGCTGTCAAGATTGTGGAAGAATTCTGTGCCCGTATAAGAATTTGATTGCTCACTATGCATCCTTTATTAGTTTCTGTATCTTCCATCTTATTTATAATTCTTCCAATAAATTATGTGAACACTGTCATAATTCTTAAGCAAAAATTCAGGTTCTAGTCATCTCTTAGTGAAATTTTGACTAGCACCATCATAAAAGTGTGTGACCAGTGCTCTTGAATAAAAATAAACGATTGCATGGAGAGAGTAAA is a genomic window of Halichondria panicea chromosome 15, odHalPani1.1, whole genome shotgun sequence containing:
- the LOC135348862 gene encoding pleckstrin homology domain-containing family D member 1-like; this encodes MAESPIVQRYSADMGSFDIGDTKVQHFGLLMKRPFGHKSARWQKRFFIVKEGFLLYYNESESKIFEKSHHFNIHPKGVIPLAGCEVEQTVNGPQKYAIKITNSHFVGEIWVGAETYDNGIEWVKALKEAGTVTWRNAQLGDRVIMQLEEKSKQMSEEMDTAISNLNKEASDLEVEKGRKAELEALAAKLEEEKKSIEEAAKNLRLEKDTADQELQQTLASMQHIQLEKDTLSKKTEDLEKNLQSVSEEQEKTAAELQEREKMAKELEEEKKMLEDVTSNLKGDLTSLEEKQRMTEEEKMVTEERLKSQELTAKKLEIEKKQISATALGLQANLEQVSHEKQLTETKWKEEKKRRINTEKRLRLAEDSLKRLDRALRDSGVQIDLQIETDVKNLKDFFEECIKEKQYEAQKLDIMKDAVRAKVFYSEQTECLNGHSGDSRELSPLPDDSQSSITQNGETV
- the LOC135348901 gene encoding uncharacterized protein LOC135348901 yields the protein MSLKSSSYFQGFATHRIHYREPGDFRRCEIFHRHVFTSISPHCEASGKLDHDLVLAAGTVSHVTHNDGERAITKDFDDFYTFKPRAKYGQILGSGGETYVDTFLTPDMTEFRLTSGVEQHYKFVGPDESLLPNGHYSWWGINTVKWVENVKDTESIKAVVSPASVFGNVAFSCTLENLLIFYQASRQLQMEEKKPDLYFLVGGTLRYPQEVCCLIIVCTESDRHSEALKDYQPLKFPILDNGIDPAFFPNGLVDENGKIVDLSCASKAEFRPRYMSEYPTWSLLTFALYYNNAEDKLKCSRDRMLKEHISGHADDLCIRKMKITTESGNKWMCPNNF
- the LOC135348943 gene encoding uncharacterized protein LOC135348943, giving the protein MMESSPQETQHIPWDEYIQNKLLSSECGLTGVALLTKKGVCVYSHGTLANNEKQDWDLLIKLFSDSDEGAVSKLSLLVDDTSVQFQPIKTTLASVYGVCIGNTHRLVACSFPLGVLVCINEPPVPMSSAVKIVEEFCARIRI